Proteins from a single region of Sediminitomix flava:
- a CDS encoding S8 family serine peptidase, translating to MNAKTKIYSLVAFLLLSFTGVQAQSLDDVELGKVRIKFKQEFESEKLSVMSSARTSSESSFASVNDVAFESVSQQFNITIFKRVFPFSAKHEAKHRKHGLHLWYEVQFSTEQDPMEVVEAYSALSGVDVAKPIYKKVLPNSTSAITYVKAKTLNTASTLTAETFNDPMLADQWHYENDGLRVGENDADIDLEAAWEIQTGSPKVIVAIVDGGIDVAHEDLKDNLWMNEAELNGEEGVDDDGNGYVDDFHGYNFKSNGQVTGASHGTHVAGTVGAVNNNGIGVAGVAGGNGADSSGVSLMSCQIFEESGSSGGAAAAYVYAADNGAVIAQSSWGYTSPGHFEQDVQDAIAYFRAEAGNEEDFPNSPMVGGLAIFAAGNNGQNELHYPAAFENVMAVTSLGPSNLPAPYSNHGTWTEIAAPGGDQVNFAEIGGVLSTVPGNEYAYMQGTSMACPHVSGVAALILSEYPADNITPEDLMNRLMESATPFSSDMNPYYNGLMGVGILNARAALQNDAKIPPTDFTDFRIENIYHTSLDLVWTVPTDEDDESPSYYNLWLSNEEIIDEYLDLVPPYEIQNTILAGEEAILSIGGLRKQTEYYFAIQAVDRWGNKNSISYVNATTLDEPHFSFSPKNITLDIDVTSQKIHEEFVTITNSGEAALQWASSVENLGEIIAEELIEEEEEDETEEEVLSLYENGPRLKTLNVGHSELNFAGVFDVNGQIGYANTSNEVGSVGGISVSASEIKTDTLIDQTEYVAGLLHDNEYDNNYYDFAVYESSKNIGFSSATRFQIPLDYRFPLTHVEAVMWVEKDMKDPFIIEICKGGDEPVDLETIYAQPYYPRSALTDGWAWHKMSLAKPIELESNDIIWVKIHHPKEPETYLATIRTGAFPGGNFYTSHDGGRTYQYSSIELPLGGYLIPKVRVASTGEDATYLYIDPISGEVAGGSSENVRLVVDATNLKDGGHATAAAIYTNDANFPIGAVMVDVNVTGQVAEAKYEPNQSVGSLYTAVANTVKVRVENSGLADLEIYGLESVHSEILSTVANRDTAVVEPNLYTELEVTITPSESGVFDKEAYIKTNVGDLMVFFKAAVTDPPIATLAPSMISASVNENETTTVDFTISNDGAIPMNVSFPMDYSSTNKRITYTEDHSNAGAFEDISAFGISLRDSVLNAYTQEMPLGFDFPYFNDIFSYVNINSRGRIYFSAFTEPRYEWERENINRYPAEGGGLGTISVLEDFMQLTEDYLWKIPSEADAYCANLGNRFIVQYHNVKGNLRDEEEGRVTAQVVLFKDGAIEFRYDELQENSLADSALVGFQNLEGTVGYTLQERDAGRSIASHTSYRFVRETALPFVSAVSDDEFILQPSESKTITATLDPSTYELFDGKHRDFIFMETNTQKGFEQVVVDLTVNGFAELVDVGEDLLIDSVMIGKQDTAFFFIENTGTKAFEVTQLHANPTAFDVNVAVPFTVEAKEKKYIQVIYAANTVENFTETWQIITDVGQQSIDITAKSIPTPEPVVSLETSSFDLTTAETKTGRLTVENISSTEMEYTVYPSPLTRFSTDGLGVNTYTFRDSHEDAQVRYEWIEIAKNENLLTVPTDGYKKVEIPFTFNFYGQETNEIWVCENGYLTTVEPEVSSDPQYGPFREDDGTKGVVAPLWSYWKNNDADTESGIYLQADEERLIVEWKRVVNQYPGMPGYATFQAILHKNGQIKFQYELVDNYDGETWYGLKHINGKDIVDLGRPGHDWSELFKTPFNDYQAIVLTPAIDVVLAGNQSNTHDFVLDAERLASGTYLDTLLVKTNSTLVPEIEKEMTFNVTGIASMEVSEDSLNYGDVFFLERQSLRYKQTFEVSNQGTEVVTIDQIVLPALPDARLYLNETRLTFRSNGELLSPISIGLGEKHAFELEFKTEEVKTYADKLVLETSNNGQVELFVKASVVSPPVMNVVSEDYTDHLTTKDTLSHDFVIENNGAYPLTYLVRAGYEFVSNASTQSNTARSSVSQLAEEDSVDQKSSFDSLHYDVAETSHLSYSNLSSIPIRTAVRMTAPSYGFTISHVKAMVRYSEHAPIRVEIYDTSGEWPDDGNLIYREDINSSTSELNIGSLNWMTLELSEAVSIAGNEDFYLVITHLEFASAAYDDISDEEVLARNFLSIQPMVEGEPSDWFSGDPEHSAYDEAIDFVWKMRALSFQASWLELDPVEGVIEPGDSQTISASLLGSRMANGLNIGYATIVSDDPLNGTSQVNYVMTLNGAPEVTYSPDQYGEAVNVKENETKVVHLLAEDPEGDEITFELADSTFATIEQSASNQAKLTLKPSYDDQGEQEVKVSIKDVHGNETIHPIKVKVWNANRAPLTIDPWAINMTLEQPIAYTVKVADIFYDEDGDALQYGAVNDTPEILDVAYGGEEVAIIPKSAGVGVVYFLADDGSENGFTYTYLVVYVYSDGSSDDTSSASPSSFVVEPTLIDDGEVTMTFHTEARGIAKVEIISIEGQILRSYEQVLTDTDEQRFDYEISGLSSGIYLVRVSTAEGPIGVERIVVQ from the coding sequence AGAATTGAACGGTGAAGAAGGTGTTGATGATGATGGAAATGGTTATGTAGATGATTTCCATGGTTACAATTTCAAATCGAATGGACAGGTAACAGGTGCTTCTCATGGTACACACGTAGCTGGAACCGTAGGAGCAGTAAATAATAATGGCATTGGAGTAGCAGGAGTAGCAGGAGGTAATGGAGCAGATAGTTCTGGTGTTAGTTTGATGTCCTGTCAGATTTTTGAAGAATCAGGAAGTAGTGGGGGAGCTGCAGCCGCTTATGTTTATGCTGCGGACAATGGTGCTGTAATAGCTCAAAGTTCATGGGGATATACCTCTCCAGGTCATTTTGAGCAAGATGTACAAGATGCTATTGCTTACTTTAGAGCTGAGGCAGGGAATGAAGAAGATTTTCCAAATTCTCCAATGGTAGGCGGTTTAGCCATTTTTGCGGCAGGTAATAATGGCCAAAATGAATTACATTATCCAGCAGCATTTGAAAATGTAATGGCTGTAACTTCATTAGGGCCTAGTAATTTGCCAGCTCCATATTCCAATCATGGTACTTGGACAGAGATTGCAGCCCCTGGTGGCGATCAAGTAAATTTTGCTGAAATAGGTGGGGTATTGAGTACTGTTCCAGGGAATGAGTACGCATATATGCAGGGTACTTCTATGGCTTGTCCGCATGTTTCGGGGGTTGCTGCGCTTATTTTGAGTGAGTATCCAGCAGATAATATTACGCCAGAAGATCTGATGAATCGTTTGATGGAGAGTGCTACACCATTCTCTTCAGATATGAATCCTTATTATAATGGTTTGATGGGAGTTGGTATTTTGAATGCTAGAGCAGCTTTACAAAATGATGCGAAAATTCCTCCAACTGACTTTACAGATTTCAGGATTGAAAATATCTATCATACATCATTAGACTTAGTTTGGACAGTACCAACGGATGAAGATGATGAGAGTCCTTCTTACTACAACTTATGGTTGAGCAATGAGGAAATCATTGATGAATACCTAGATCTTGTACCTCCTTATGAAATTCAGAATACAATTTTAGCAGGAGAAGAAGCCATCTTGTCTATTGGTGGATTGAGAAAACAAACAGAATACTATTTTGCCATTCAGGCCGTTGACCGTTGGGGAAATAAAAACAGTATTTCTTATGTAAATGCGACGACTTTAGATGAGCCACATTTCTCATTTTCTCCTAAAAATATCACTTTAGATATAGATGTAACAAGCCAGAAAATTCATGAAGAATTTGTAACCATTACGAACTCAGGAGAAGCAGCTTTACAATGGGCTTCATCTGTTGAAAACTTAGGTGAAATTATAGCTGAAGAACTGATTGAGGAAGAAGAAGAGGACGAAACAGAAGAAGAAGTATTAAGTCTCTATGAAAATGGTCCTCGACTTAAAACATTGAATGTAGGACACTCAGAGCTAAACTTTGCTGGGGTGTTTGATGTCAACGGTCAGATCGGATATGCAAATACTTCCAATGAAGTAGGTTCAGTTGGTGGTATATCTGTTTCAGCTTCGGAGATAAAAACAGATACATTAATTGACCAAACTGAATATGTAGCAGGCTTGCTTCATGATAATGAATACGACAATAATTATTATGATTTTGCGGTTTATGAGAGTTCTAAAAATATAGGTTTTTCTTCTGCTACTCGTTTCCAAATTCCATTGGATTACCGTTTTCCACTGACACATGTAGAAGCTGTAATGTGGGTAGAGAAGGATATGAAAGATCCTTTCATCATCGAAATTTGTAAGGGTGGAGATGAGCCAGTAGACTTAGAAACAATTTATGCGCAGCCATATTACCCTCGTTCAGCACTCACTGACGGATGGGCTTGGCATAAAATGTCTTTGGCAAAACCGATAGAGCTAGAGAGTAATGATATTATTTGGGTAAAAATCCACCATCCAAAAGAGCCAGAAACATATTTGGCAACCATTCGAACAGGGGCCTTTCCAGGTGGTAATTTCTATACTTCGCATGATGGAGGTCGTACTTACCAATATTCAAGTATTGAATTACCGCTGGGTGGTTACCTCATTCCTAAAGTAAGGGTAGCAAGTACAGGTGAAGATGCTACTTATTTGTATATAGATCCAATCTCGGGTGAAGTAGCAGGAGGAAGCAGTGAAAATGTTCGTTTGGTGGTAGATGCTACAAACTTAAAGGACGGAGGACATGCCACAGCTGCAGCTATTTATACCAACGATGCTAACTTTCCGATTGGGGCAGTAATGGTCGATGTCAATGTGACGGGACAGGTAGCCGAAGCTAAATATGAACCGAATCAATCTGTAGGTTCTTTGTATACTGCTGTAGCAAATACAGTAAAAGTAAGAGTTGAAAATTCAGGTCTAGCAGACTTGGAAATTTATGGGCTAGAATCAGTTCACTCAGAAATATTATCAACAGTAGCTAATAGAGATACGGCAGTTGTTGAGCCTAATCTTTACACTGAATTAGAAGTGACAATAACTCCTTCTGAAAGTGGTGTTTTTGATAAAGAGGCTTACATTAAAACGAACGTTGGGGACTTAATGGTATTTTTTAAGGCCGCAGTTACAGACCCTCCAATCGCGACATTAGCACCTAGTATGATCAGTGCAAGTGTAAACGAGAATGAAACGACTACAGTTGATTTCACAATCTCAAATGACGGGGCGATACCGATGAATGTGAGTTTCCCAATGGATTATTCATCTACAAATAAGCGAATCACTTATACTGAAGATCACAGTAATGCGGGTGCCTTTGAAGATATTTCTGCTTTTGGTATTTCTCTTCGCGACTCCGTACTGAATGCTTATACACAGGAAATGCCTTTGGGTTTTGATTTCCCTTATTTCAATGACATATTCTCTTATGTGAATATTAACTCAAGAGGACGTATTTATTTTAGTGCTTTTACAGAACCAAGATATGAATGGGAAAGAGAAAACATAAATAGATACCCTGCTGAAGGAGGTGGACTAGGAACAATCTCAGTCTTAGAAGACTTTATGCAGTTAACAGAGGATTACCTTTGGAAAATTCCGAGTGAGGCAGATGCGTATTGTGCCAATTTGGGTAACCGATTTATTGTACAGTATCACAATGTGAAGGGGAATTTAAGGGATGAAGAAGAAGGACGTGTTACCGCTCAGGTCGTATTGTTCAAAGATGGAGCAATTGAGTTTAGGTATGATGAACTGCAAGAAAACTCATTAGCGGATAGTGCTTTGGTTGGTTTCCAAAATTTGGAAGGGACTGTTGGTTATACCTTACAAGAGCGTGATGCCGGACGTTCGATAGCATCACATACATCTTACCGTTTTGTACGTGAAACAGCTTTACCGTTTGTCTCAGCAGTTTCAGATGATGAATTTATTCTCCAACCAAGCGAGAGTAAAACAATTACAGCTACGCTAGACCCAAGTACTTATGAGTTATTTGATGGGAAACATAGAGATTTCATCTTTATGGAAACAAACACTCAAAAAGGCTTTGAACAAGTAGTGGTTGATTTGACAGTAAATGGTTTTGCAGAGTTGGTAGATGTTGGAGAAGACTTACTGATTGATTCGGTAATGATCGGAAAGCAAGATACAGCCTTCTTCTTCATCGAAAATACAGGAACAAAGGCATTTGAAGTTACACAGTTACATGCAAACCCTACAGCCTTTGATGTGAATGTAGCAGTACCATTTACTGTAGAAGCAAAAGAGAAGAAATACATTCAAGTAATTTATGCCGCAAACACGGTCGAAAATTTCACTGAGACCTGGCAAATTATAACAGATGTAGGCCAACAAAGCATTGATATTACAGCGAAGTCAATTCCTACACCAGAGCCAGTAGTAAGCTTAGAAACATCAAGTTTTGATTTGACAACAGCTGAAACAAAGACTGGACGATTGACCGTAGAAAATATTTCATCTACGGAAATGGAATATACCGTTTACCCTTCTCCATTGACCCGTTTTAGTACTGATGGTTTGGGAGTGAATACGTACACTTTCCGTGATTCTCATGAAGATGCTCAAGTTAGGTATGAATGGATAGAAATTGCTAAAAATGAAAATCTACTGACTGTGCCAACTGATGGTTATAAGAAAGTAGAAATTCCTTTCACGTTTAACTTTTACGGACAAGAAACAAACGAAATTTGGGTATGTGAGAATGGATATTTGACAACCGTAGAACCAGAAGTTTCTTCTGACCCTCAATACGGCCCGTTCCGTGAAGACGATGGTACAAAAGGAGTGGTAGCACCGTTATGGTCTTACTGGAAAAATAACGATGCAGATACAGAGTCAGGTATTTATTTACAAGCAGATGAAGAACGTCTAATTGTAGAGTGGAAACGAGTTGTTAATCAGTATCCAGGAATGCCAGGTTATGCAACATTTCAGGCTATTCTTCATAAAAATGGTCAGATCAAATTCCAATATGAGTTGGTAGACAATTATGATGGAGAAACTTGGTATGGTCTGAAGCACATCAATGGAAAAGATATCGTAGACTTAGGAAGACCAGGACACGATTGGTCTGAGCTGTTTAAGACTCCATTTAATGACTATCAAGCGATTGTTTTGACTCCTGCAATTGATGTTGTTTTGGCAGGGAATCAGTCTAATACACACGACTTTGTACTTGATGCAGAACGTTTAGCTAGTGGAACTTATTTGGATACATTATTAGTAAAAACCAATAGTACACTCGTACCTGAGATTGAAAAGGAAATGACCTTCAATGTAACAGGAATAGCGTCTATGGAGGTCTCGGAAGATTCGTTGAACTATGGAGATGTATTTTTCTTGGAGAGACAATCGTTGAGATATAAGCAGACTTTTGAGGTATCAAATCAAGGTACTGAGGTCGTAACGATAGATCAAATCGTTTTACCAGCCTTACCAGATGCTCGTCTATATTTAAATGAAACTAGACTTACTTTTAGATCAAATGGCGAATTGCTATCACCGATAAGTATCGGCCTTGGTGAAAAACACGCTTTTGAGCTAGAGTTTAAAACAGAAGAAGTAAAGACTTATGCTGACAAACTCGTATTGGAGACTTCAAATAATGGTCAAGTAGAATTATTTGTTAAAGCCTCAGTTGTTTCTCCTCCTGTAATGAATGTGGTTTCAGAAGATTACACAGACCATTTGACAACAAAGGATACATTGAGTCATGATTTTGTGATAGAAAATAATGGAGCATACCCGCTTACTTATTTGGTAAGAGCTGGTTATGAATTTGTAAGTAATGCAAGTACGCAAAGTAACACTGCAAGATCATCAGTCAGTCAATTGGCAGAAGAAGATAGTGTAGATCAAAAGAGTAGTTTCGACTCATTACATTATGATGTAGCTGAAACATCGCATCTGTCTTATTCAAACTTGAGTAGTATCCCAATTCGAACAGCTGTAAGAATGACTGCACCATCATATGGTTTTACGATAAGTCATGTAAAAGCAATGGTGAGGTATTCTGAGCATGCACCTATCAGAGTTGAAATTTATGATACATCAGGAGAGTGGCCAGACGATGGAAACTTAATCTATCGTGAAGATATTAATTCTTCTACTTCAGAATTGAACATAGGAAGTTTGAACTGGATGACTTTGGAGTTAAGTGAAGCTGTGAGTATAGCAGGTAATGAAGATTTTTATTTGGTAATCACTCATCTAGAGTTTGCTTCTGCCGCATATGATGATATTTCAGATGAAGAGGTACTCGCAAGAAATTTTCTTTCGATTCAACCTATGGTAGAGGGAGAACCTAGTGATTGGTTCTCTGGAGATCCAGAACATTCTGCATATGATGAGGCTATAGATTTTGTGTGGAAAATGAGAGCTTTGTCATTCCAAGCAAGTTGGTTGGAGCTTGATCCGGTAGAAGGTGTGATAGAGCCAGGTGATAGTCAAACGATTTCAGCTAGTCTTTTAGGAAGTAGAATGGCTAATGGTTTGAATATAGGTTATGCGACCATCGTTTCTGATGATCCATTAAACGGGACTAGTCAGGTAAATTATGTAATGACACTGAATGGCGCACCTGAAGTTACTTATTCACCAGACCAATACGGTGAAGCGGTTAACGTCAAGGAAAATGAAACAAAGGTAGTTCACCTTTTGGCAGAAGACCCAGAAGGAGATGAAATCACCTTTGAACTAGCAGACTCTACTTTTGCAACAATTGAACAAAGTGCTTCTAATCAAGCAAAGCTTACTTTAAAACCAAGTTATGACGACCAAGGAGAGCAAGAAGTAAAAGTAAGTATCAAAGATGTACATGGAAATGAAACCATTCACCCGATCAAGGTTAAGGTCTGGAATGCAAACAGAGCACCTTTAACGATTGATCCTTGGGCGATTAACATGACCTTGGAGCAACCTATTGCTTATACTGTAAAGGTGGCTGATATTTTTTATGATGAAGATGGCGATGCACTTCAGTATGGAGCTGTAAATGATACACCAGAAATTCTAGACGTAGCTTATGGAGGTGAGGAAGTCGCAATTATTCCTAAAAGTGCAGGTGTTGGAGTCGTGTATTTCTTAGCAGATGATGGAAGTGAAAATGGCTTTACATACACTTATTTAGTAGTCTATGTTTACTCAGATGGGAGTTCAGATGATACCTCATCAGCATCCCCTTCATCCTTTGTAGTCGAACCTACTTTAATTGATGACGGTGAAGTTACAATGACTTTCCATACAGAAGCGAGAGGTATTGCTAAGGTAGAAATTATCAGTATTGAAGGTCAGATTTTGAGAAGCTATGAACAAGTGTTGACAGACACAGATGAGCAAAGGTTTGACTATGAAATCAGTGGTCTTTCATCGGGTATTTACCTAGTGAGAGTAAGTACAGCAGAAGGGCCTATTGGTGTTGAGAGAATTGTAGTCCAATAA